One Serratia liquefaciens genomic window, ACGACTGCGCAATGGGGAACCGGGGCGGTACACCAGCGCAATGGTGCGCTTGGGTTCAGGTTTGAAGCAGTCCAGGTAACAGACGCCGTCGCGCTCACGCTGCGGCGGTACCGCCAGTGACGGCAACAACGTAATCCCACTGCCCGCCGCGACCATATTACGCAGCGTTTCCAGGCTGGTCGCCCGGAAGTGGGTATCTTCGTCAGCCCCTGCCTGGAAACAAAAGCCCATCGCCTGATCGCGCAGGCAGTGGCCATCTTCCAGCATCAACAACTTTTCCCCGGCCAGATCCGGCATCGCCACGCGGTCACGCTGCGACCATGGGTGATCGGAATACACCGCCAACTTCATCGGTTCGTCAAACAGCGGCACTTCAATAAAGGCTTCCGTTTCCTTCACCAGCGCCAGGATGGCGCAGTCCAGTTTACCGCTGTCGAGCTGCGCCAACAGCTGTTGGGTTTGCGCTTCATGCAGGTACATTTCCAGCTTGGGAAAGGTTTTGTGCAGCGTAGGAATGATCTGCGGCAGCAGATAAGGCCCGACGGTGGGGATCAGGCCGATATGCAGCGGCCCGGACATGGCTTCACCTTGCTGGCTGGCCATCTCTTTCAGAACTTTGACTTCGCGCAGCACGGTACGCGCCTGTTCCACCAGCAACAGGCCCGCCTGGGTGAATAACACCTTGCGGCTGGTGCGTTCGAGCAGCATCACACCCAGCTCGTCTTCCAGCTTACGGATCTGCCCACTCAGCGTGGGTTGGCTAACATGGCAAGAATCGGCGGCACGGCGGAAATGCCGGTGCTCGGCCAAAGCGACCAGGTACTCTAAATCACGAATATTCATTGTTTCCCTCCAGACCACGATAGCTCATGGCGATAGATAAGATAGCAATGAGCGATTAGATCTATCAAGCCCCGACGTCAATAATGTCACCCAACGAAGCGATACCGCGCTAACAGCTAAAAATTATTTTTCCTAATTAAGGGGTTAATTCATGTTTACCAGTCAAGAAGGCAAAAAAGTTCCTCAGGTTACCTTCCACACCCGTCAGGGCGACCAATGGATTGACGTCACCACTGATGACCTGTTCAAAGATAAAACCGTCATCGTGTTTTCAC contains:
- the oxyR gene encoding DNA-binding transcriptional regulator OxyR, whose product is MNIRDLEYLVALAEHRHFRRAADSCHVSQPTLSGQIRKLEDELGVMLLERTSRKVLFTQAGLLLVEQARTVLREVKVLKEMASQQGEAMSGPLHIGLIPTVGPYLLPQIIPTLHKTFPKLEMYLHEAQTQQLLAQLDSGKLDCAILALVKETEAFIEVPLFDEPMKLAVYSDHPWSQRDRVAMPDLAGEKLLMLEDGHCLRDQAMGFCFQAGADEDTHFRATSLETLRNMVAAGSGITLLPSLAVPPQRERDGVCYLDCFKPEPKRTIALVYRPGSPLRSRYEQLAEAIREHMQSYMGTTLKQAV